In Thermosphaera sp., the sequence GGGATTCTCCACCCTGTCTCCGTTATTTACGAGAAAACGAAAGTTTTGTTGGATGGTAGATCGATTGAGCAGGCCCTACAGGACGAATTTTCTGGAGCTGTTAGGAAGGGAGTTCAGGTAGAGTTCTCAGAAGTATTGAAAACCATTAATATGATCAGGGAGAAAGCATCCTTAAAACCGATTGAGAAGCCCGAGGACCTTGAGGAATTGTAATTTATCACACATCTTTTTTAATTTTCCGAACCATGTGGTTTAAATACCATCACCCAACATAATATTATGTAGGTGTATCGTATGCCGTGTAAGAAGAAGGCGTCGGAAAAGAAGAAGGAAGAGAAGAAGCAGTAATTTTCGAAGCTGTCCTCAGACTAGGTTAACGTCGACGAAGGATGGGAGTTCTTTTTTCGCCTTTTCTAACAGCTTAATGTATTTGTAAATATCAATCATTTTTGAGTATCTTTCACTAAAAGATCTTAGAGCCCCAGAGACGTAGATCAGCCTGTAGGGAGGTTTCCCCTCTAGAGCATACTGCGGCGGATTAATATAACCTCCTCTATCAGGTGAGCGCGTTATTAGTAGATCACGTATCTCGAAGTCCCCGTGTCTAAGCTTTTCAATGTAGCCGTTGATGACCGCGTAGGCCTTGTAAAGCCTTTCAACCATTTCATCAGGGTTAACCGCTTTCGACAGCTCCCTTAATGCTTCATACTGGGCCTTCTTGACTAAGACGGGTGTATCTCTCCTCACTAACAATATCCCTTTAACCTTTACAGTATTGTTTGAGAGTAATCCGTAGTATTTATTGGCGACCCCCCTCGATCCTGAAACGTCTCGAGGTATGTAGAGCCATACATAGTGAGCCTCTACCTTCGCTCTAAAACCTGTTGAATCCTCTATAATTTCTTTAATGACTCTGCACTCATCCTCTGACCTGACTCCCTCGATGAAAATACTGTCCACTATGGCGTGTACGACTCTGTATCCATATCTCTCCGTGATCAATCTAGCCTGTCTCATCACTTCTCTGCTACTACTAGTGACGACTTCGTGAGCCATTACCGACCCGAATAAGCTGTTCCTATAACCCAAGTAACCGAAGCTGGCAACTAGGATCCATTTCACAGCGCTCTTCCTATACTCGTATAAGCTTTTCCCGGTCTTCTTGGCCAACTCATCGTAAACCTCTTTCAACTCGATTAGCTTCTTAATGCTCCCGGGTACAATGCCTTCTTCATCCATGCACACGGTGTGGGGAGTCCAGTCAAATTTGCTTTTCCCAGCACAGAAGGGATTATCCACTGTTTCACCGGAGATGTTATATTTCACTATGATGTTCGGATAGAGGCTCTTAAAATCTACTTGGCAAACCCTCCAGTAAAGACCGGGTTTAGGCTGGTATACCACACCTCCCCTGTCGTACACGATTAGCTCTCTAATGGTTCTCCACGGCTCCTTCCTCCCGTAAGTCTTATCGACAAGCAATCTTCTCTCCCTGGACAGTAACGCCTCAATGGTTGTGAGAATCCTACCGATGCTAATAGTCCTCATTAAGCTCAGTGGAGTATAACTCAGCCTGCTCCACTCGAAGTACTCGGAGGGGTGGAATCCTCCCCCAGTAATCCATCTATATACTTTGGCGTTGAGTCTGGAATCGACTTCCATGAGATTCGCGTAAATGGAATCATCTGAAAAAACCAAGTGGAAATTGTTGGAGATGATGAAATCAGCCACGTCTTCCGGCCTCCAAAAGAAAAACCTCTCCCCGCGGGTTTCAGCTACATAGTATCCGTGCTCGCTGGTTAACACGGCATAGTCGATTAATGGATCTTTATCCGCCGGGTTCATCTCGCTCGTTATCGGAACTTCTTTCTCGAAGCCAGCAACGCGTGTTAAGGGACGGATTCCTGCTCTATAGAGTGATTCCACCAGGGGATGGGGATAGTTGTTCACTGTTCTTAAACCCCTCAGCATGCTGATGCTCTGCAGTTTTTTCAATAGCCTATAACTCTTGGTCTTGAATACTACGACATCTACAGTGCTAGCATAGTATGGTGGAGCTCTATATTTTTCGATCCAAGCCTCTGAGACTCCATCTAGATCCGCAATCTCTTTCGCTACCAGGGATGGTTTATCAGTAAGAATATAGCCGTAGAAGTCGAGAAGAACCTCCTTTTCCCGAATGGTACGGCTTTTTTCATCATATAAGGATATCACTGTCTTATCGTTTGCCAGTGAAACGTCTAAAACCCACGTCTCACTCACTAATCAACCCTTAAGTGGGTTGCGAGTTTCTAGCGGAGGGTTAAGCGAAACTAATGGTTGACCTCAATCACTCCCGCAGTCTTCCCTTCCTAATTTCCTAATGAAGTGAATGAGTAAAACCTCGAGAGGGTCTGCAACGCCGGTGTGCATGCACAGGGAAATTGTTGACTCAATATCCTCGAGCAGGCAATTCATAAATTCTTTCTCCTTTGACGGGAGCATCTCGGAAATCTTCCTCAGTCTCTCAACGTATTCGCTGACGCTGGACCATAGAGAAGGCGTCGTACGCCCCATATTGGAGCACCTTATCCCTTTAAAAATCTTTCTGACAGATGTTTTAACCCCCGGGTCTCGTGGAGAAGCAATCCTCACTTAATACTTTCGGAGTGCTCTCCACCGTTTACTCTCCATTAAATTATTGGAGGGTGGTATGAAAGTAACAGGGGTCAAACCATTAGATGAGCTGGTAAGCCCCGTAGAAAGACACTGGATAGTGGAATTCTACGGTGACCCCTCCGTGCTAGCGTTGTTGATTCACTACACTATAGTTTCGCAGAGCAGTTCAAACAATGTCTACCTAGTCAATAACATAGAGTTCGGCGGGTTGGATACGGCACTGCTAGTGAGGCTCTGCAGGATTTTCAACTGCATAATGGATAATATAATGGTTTCAAGGTCTTTCAGGCTGAACGATACAGTCAGAGTACTGGAGGATCTCACCGCTGTTAAAGACTCCGTAGTAGTGCTCGCGTTTCCATACAACTACCTCCCGAAAGATCCTTCAAAATATAGTGATGCAACAAGGATAACGGGACTCTTATCGAAACTTTCGTCATCAAACCAGGTAATAGTGTTCAATACCGTTTCAAAATACGGCTACTTCATGCCCGAGGGGGGTAGCATGCACCACCACACCGTGAAGATCATAGTGAGGATCACTCGGAGGAGCGGGAGAATAGTTTCACAAATCCTCAAGCACCCGGTTAAACATTGGGATGCGAGAATTTTCTCGGAGAAAATCCTTGAAACAGGGGTCTCAGCTAATAGTTCAAAAACCCTTTTAGCATGGATTAAGTACTGAGCTCTTTTCTAGGTTATAGTTTTAAATTTTAATGCTATTATTATAATTGTCAATAACCTCTCCGAGAATCAATGATTAAGAGATGACTCTAAAGTGGGGCAGGATTTACTTAGCGATGTGATTACTGGGCTCTGGCTAGCATACATGACTATCGTCATAGCTGGCGGAGTCGGCTACCTTCTTTATAGGCCTGGGAAAAGCCTGTTTAAAACAAGCAATTATGAAATAGTCGTCGTATCAAAAGCTGACGAGAAGGTCAAAAATAGTCTCCTAGAAGTAGTCAAATACCATTTGAAAAAGTATGGAAAACTCACCGTCGTAATAGATGAAGGAGCCCCCTTGACTAACACGTTAAAATCCATTAAAGCTTTAAATCTCGTGATCGTTCCATCATCCTACAGGAGAGATCTAATCGGGAAAGGGAGGGCTTTAAGCTATTTCATCGAAAACCATGTCGAGAATGATAAATGGTATGTATTCATAGATGATGATAATTTGATACTAGACGATAATTTCCTCTACGAGATCCCCTATTATGAGGAAAAAGGATATGTTGCTGGAAATGGCTTATTGCTTCCCAGACCGGGGAGAAGTAAAATTGCATATGTCATGGATTGGGTAAGGTATATTGATGATCTAACCTTGTACAGGTTCTTCACGGGACTTCTCTCTCGACCTCTCCTCGGGCTACATGGAGAACTATTGATAGTGAAGGGGGGCGTGCTCAAGGAAATCGGTTTCACGTTCAGATCGATCACCGAGGACTTCCGGTTCGCCACAGAACTGATAAAGAAGGGATACAAGACCTGGCAGTCCAGTACAAGAGTCTCTATCAAAAGCCCTCACAGTATCAAGGATCTCATGAAGCAGAGAGGACGCTGGTTCAAAGGAATGCTCTCAGATATTCGGCATAGTCCTTTTCCTATGAATATCATTGTTGGCTTTAGATCAATCATATGGAGCTTCAATTTCGCGTCAACCATCCTTATAGGACCCCTCCTAGCCTACATGGGTTTACTATGGATACTTATCCCGGGAAGTATTTACTATTTGACTTCTTACACCTATGGAGTCTACAGGTCTGGAAAGCTCCATATGTTGTTGCTCATACCTGTCTTCGGCTTTATAGAGGCCTCTTCAAGAGTTTACGGATTAATTAGCGTTAATGATTTCGTGGTTATAGATAAAAACTAATTTTCAATTATTTCTTAATGGTGGCCCCCTTGATCTCCCCCCTAAAGAAATTCAGGCTCAGATACGGCGAGACAAGGCTGTCGTTCGGCAACGGGGCTGTCGAAGACCTCGCAGATTGGATTAAAACGGCAAAAAAGGTAGGCCTCGTCACGAGCAAGAGTGCGGCCGAAAAGTCCGGAGCTCTGAAGGATGTATTGAATATCCTATCTAAGCATGGAACTGACTACACGGTATTCGCTAACGTCTCTCCAAACCCCACCTCCTCTATGGTCCTTTCGTGCGCCGAGTCTTTCAGGTCTGAAAAAGTGGAGGCAA encodes:
- a CDS encoding DNA polymerase domain-containing protein encodes the protein MSETWVLDVSLANDKTVISLYDEKSRTIREKEVLLDFYGYILTDKPSLVAKEIADLDGVSEAWIEKYRAPPYYASTVDVVVFKTKSYRLLKKLQSISMLRGLRTVNNYPHPLVESLYRAGIRPLTRVAGFEKEVPITSEMNPADKDPLIDYAVLTSEHGYYVAETRGERFFFWRPEDVADFIISNNFHLVFSDDSIYANLMEVDSRLNAKVYRWITGGGFHPSEYFEWSRLSYTPLSLMRTISIGRILTTIEALLSRERRLLVDKTYGRKEPWRTIRELIVYDRGGVVYQPKPGLYWRVCQVDFKSLYPNIIVKYNISGETVDNPFCAGKSKFDWTPHTVCMDEEGIVPGSIKKLIELKEVYDELAKKTGKSLYEYRKSAVKWILVASFGYLGYRNSLFGSVMAHEVVTSSSREVMRQARLITERYGYRVVHAIVDSIFIEGVRSEDECRVIKEIIEDSTGFRAKVEAHYVWLYIPRDVSGSRGVANKYYGLLSNNTVKVKGILLVRRDTPVLVKKAQYEALRELSKAVNPDEMVERLYKAYAVINGYIEKLRHGDFEIRDLLITRSPDRGGYINPPQYALEGKPPYRLIYVSGALRSFSERYSKMIDIYKYIKLLEKAKKELPSFVDVNLV
- a CDS encoding glycosyltransferase family 2 protein; this translates as MGQDLLSDVITGLWLAYMTIVIAGGVGYLLYRPGKSLFKTSNYEIVVVSKADEKVKNSLLEVVKYHLKKYGKLTVVIDEGAPLTNTLKSIKALNLVIVPSSYRRDLIGKGRALSYFIENHVENDKWYVFIDDDNLILDDNFLYEIPYYEEKGYVAGNGLLLPRPGRSKIAYVMDWVRYIDDLTLYRFFTGLLSRPLLGLHGELLIVKGGVLKEIGFTFRSITEDFRFATELIKKGYKTWQSSTRVSIKSPHSIKDLMKQRGRWFKGMLSDIRHSPFPMNIIVGFRSIIWSFNFASTILIGPLLAYMGLLWILIPGSIYYLTSYTYGVYRSGKLHMLLLIPVFGFIEASSRVYGLISVNDFVVIDKN